A stretch of Scheffersomyces stipitis CBS 6054 chromosome 2, complete sequence DNA encodes these proteins:
- the UGA1.1 gene encoding 4-aminobutyrate aminotransferase (GABA transaminase) (go_funtion transaminase activity), giving the protein MLRASANALARRASARSLSSVAAKYFPSEPAHPQLVTPAIPGPKSIQLNNDLGEKFDNRATYFVADYKNSLGNYISDADGNKLLDVYCQIASIGLGYNNPALIEAAKSDEMVYALIDRPALACFPSTTYKEILEDGILAAAPPSMSRVWTALSGSDANETAYKAAFMYQHAKLRGDQDFSSEELTSVMDNATPGASEMKILSFDKGFHGRLFGSLSTTRSKAIHKLDIPAFQWPKAPFPKLKYPLDEFATENHAEELACLEAFEDILSQHKGASKVAAIIVEPVQAEGGDNHASSFFFQGLRDITIKHDVLMIVDEVQTGVGATGKMWAHEHWNLTTPPDMVTFSKKFQAAGFYYSNPQLQPNQPYRQFNTWCGDPSKAIIAKTIYQEIVKNDLVTRTAAVGDYLYGGLQLLASKYPAHIKNLRGENFGTFIAWDCRDAGARNEILIKCRDRGVNVGGCGDMAIRMRPTLTFEEKHANVFLQVLEDVLNYM; this is encoded by the coding sequence ATGCTTAGAGCCAGTGCCAATGCTCTTGCCAGAAGAGCCTCCGCTCGTTCTTTATCCTCGGTCGCTGCGAAGTACTTTCCCTCCGAGCCAGCACATCCGCAGCTTGTGACTCCAGCAATTCCAGGGCCCAAGTCCATCCAATTGAATAACGATTTGGGAGAGAAATTCGACAACAGAGCCACATACTTCGTTGCAGACTACAAGAATTCCTTGGGTAACTATATCAGCGATGCTGACGGCAACAAGTTGTTAGATGTCTACTGTCAGATCGCATCGATTGGGTTGGGCTACAACAATCCAGCCTTGATTgaggctgcgaaatctgACGAAATGGTATATGCCTTAATTGACCGTCCCGCTTTGGCTTGTTTCCCTTCTACTACATACAAGGAGATATTAGAGGACGGAATCCTCGCTGCTGCCCCACCCAGTATGTCCAGAGTGTGGACTGCGCTTTCGGGCTCTGATGCCAACGAAACTGCCTACAAGGCTGCGTTCATGTACCAACACGCCAAGTTGAGAGGCGATCAGGACTTCTCgtctgaagaattgaccTCTGTTATGGACAATGCCACTCCTGGCGCTTCCGagatgaagatcttgtcgTTTGACAAAGGCTTCCACGGCAGATTGTTTGGTTCATTGTCTACCACCAGATCCAAGGCTATTCACAAGTTGGACATTCCTGCATTCCAATGGCCCAAGGCACCTTTCcccaagttgaagtatcCATTAGACGAGTTTGCTACTGAGAATCACGCCGAAGAACTCGCCTGCTTGGAAGCATTTGAAGACATTCTTAGCCAACACAAGGGTGCTAGTAAAGTTGCTGCCATTATCGTGGAACCAGTCCAGGCTGAAGGCGGAGACAACCATGcctcttcattcttcttccaaggaTTGAGAGATATCACCATAAAGCACGACGTGTTGATGattgtagatgaagtaCAGACCGGAGTAGGTGCCACGGGTAAAATGTGGGCTCATGAACATTGGAACTTAACCACTCCTCCAGACATGGTAACGTTCTCCAAGAAATTCCAGGCAGCTGGTTTCTACTACAGCAACCCACAGTTGCAGCCCAACCAACCTTACAGACAGTTTAACACCTGGTGCGGAGATCCATCTAAGGCCATCATTGCCAAGACCATCTACCAGGAAATCGTCAAAAACGACTTGGTCACCAGAACTGCTGCTGTAGGAGACTATTTGTATGGTGGTTTACAATTGCTTGCCTCCAAGTATCCTGCCcacatcaagaacttgagaGGTGAGAACTTCGGTACTTTTATTGCCTGGGACTGCAGAGACGCCGGAGCCAGAAACGAAATTTTGATCAAATGCCGTGATAGAGGTGTCAATGTTGGTGGCTGTGGCGATATGGCTATTCGTATGAGACCCACCTTGACGTTCGAGGAAAAGCATGCCAACGTGTTCCTCCAAGTTTTGGAAGACGTATTGAATTACATGTGA
- the SMP2 gene encoding protein involved in plasmid maintenance, respiration and cell proliferation gives MQYVGKVGGYVYNQWNSLNPSTLSGAIDIIVVEQPDGTLHCSPWHVRFGKFQIIKPSQKKIDLYVNDVKTDLPMKLGDGGEGFFVFETDSRDGLSQSVLTSPVISPVSSASTSPIGSPQSSGIGEDDIGRAEPELLDLNANSVDIEDKIKLSDEPSPVLAGSSPKAATPTPSLQSKTFEKVRKITQKLNIPSKIDINGDIVLDMDGYKPNAQKNIDNSDELFKKIFLQEIKDSSAFVSKDKNGNIRILNRDHLSPMEDDLMSVEGLVSENEDDAQSLRTSASVITSNTGSNTGDGSLPSSSSESSKTYFKTLRLTSEQMQKMKLHYGENKLTFKLSEGTAQIESYLYLWRATTPIVISDIDGTITKSDALGHVLNLFGKDWTHPGVATLFTDIKANGYNIIYLTARSVGQADTTRQYLRGIVQDNGVKLPQGPVILSPDRTMAALRREVILKKPEVFKMACLNDIKSLYFHSDQFAEPEDDERTPFYAGFGNRITDAISYRSVKIPSHRIFTINPNGEVHMELLELAGYKSSYLHIGELVDQFFPPIKQVSSSDSSPGSPRSLNEEGFRDFQTEEKFNDVNYWREPLSFSDLSDLDDEETATPEPPKSPGLLSLRSFTSDSENIYDEKKAATNPELNETRTRSRASSSPPERPTSDLDDDDDYTDDDYDEDEDDDYEDDDDYDEEEEEEDYDEEEDFDEEDIDDDDIDEDDGLPEEVQQKLSITENSNTKSKVTINNNSSIEKRKASCDPPQLGLDHASGFVKASNIR, from the exons ATGCAATACGTCGGCAAAGTTGGAGGATACGTCTACAACCAGTGGAATTCGCTCAATCCTCTGACGCTTTCCGGTGCGATTGACATCATTGTAGTAGAACAGCCGGACGGGACGCTCCACTGTTCGCCGTGGCATGTTAGGTTTGGGAAGTTCCAAATCATCAAGCCGCTGCAGAAAAAGATCGATTTGTATGTCAATGACGTGAAGACGGATTTGCCCATGAAGTTGGGTGATGGTGGAGAAGGATTTTTTGTGTTTGAAACCGACAGCCGTGATGGGTTATCCCAGAGCGTGTTGACATCTCCGGTTATATCGCCAGTTTCTTCGGCATCCACGTCTCCAATTGGTTCTCCACAACTGTCTGGTATCGGAGAAGATGATATTGGGCGGGCAGAGCCGGAATTACTCGATTTAAACGCGAACTCCGTCgatattgaagacaagatcaaaCTTTCCGATGAGCCTTCGCCAGTACTTGCTGGGTCTTCACCGAAAGCTGCAACTCCGACACCATCGTTGCAGTCCAAGACGTTTGAAAAAGTGAGGAAAATCACccaaaagttgaacatACCCTCAAAGATCGACATCAACGGCGATATCGTTTTGGACATGGACGGTTATAAGCCCAACGCCCAGAAGAACATCGACAACTCCGAcgagttgttcaagaagatattTTTACAGGAGATAAAGGATTCGTCGGCT TTCGTCAGTAAAGACAAAAATGGCAATATTCGTATTTTGAATAGAGATCACTTATCACCGATGGAAGACGATTTGATGTCGGTCGAAGGCTTGGTTAGTGAGAACGAAGATGACGCCCAGTCGTTGAGAACCTCTGCCTCTGTTATAACCTCCAATACTGGTAGCAACACAGGAGATGGATCTCTTCCCAGTTCCAGTAGTGAGTCAAGTAAAACATACTTCAAAACTCTTCGGTTGACTTCTGAACAGATgcagaaaatgaagttgCATTATGGTGAAAACAAGTTGACGTTCAAACTCAGCGAAGGTACGGCTCAGATTGAGTCTTATTTGTATCTCTGGAGGGCCACTACACCAATAGTAATCTCGGATATCGATGGAACCATCACCAAGTCCGATGCCTTGGGCCATGTGCTTAACTTGTTCGGTAAGGATTGGACCCATCCTGGTGTAGCTACTCTTTTCACCGACATCAAAGCCAACGGGTACAACATTATATATCTTACCGCAAGGTCGGTAGGCCAAGCCGATACTACCAGACAATATTTACGTGGCATTGTACAAGACAATGGCGTGAAATTGCCTCAGGGACCGGTCATTCTTTCTCCCGATCGAACCATGGCCGCCTTGCGTCGAGAAgtcatcttgaagaagccaGAAGTGTTTAAGATGGCGTGTTTGAACGATATCAAAAGTCTCTATTTCCACAGTGATCAGTTCGCAGAGCCAGAAGATGACGAGAGAACGCCTTTCTACGCGGGTTTCGGCAACAGAATCACCGACGCTATAAGCTACAGATCGGTGAAGATTCCCAGTCACAGAATATTCACTATCAATCCCAATGGAGAAGTCCAtatggaattgttggagttggccGGTTACAAGTCGTCGTATTTACATATCGGAGAGTTGGTCGACCAATTTTTCCCTCCAATCAAACAGGTTTCGTCCCTGGACTC ACTGCCTGGTTCACCTCGAAGCCTCAACGAGGAAGGCTTCAGAGACTTCCAAACTGAAGAGAAGTTCAACGACGTCAACTATTGGCGAGAGCCACTTAGTTTCAGCGATTTGAGCGAtcttgatgatgaagaaacagcaaCACCAGAACCTCCTAAATCGCCAGGTCTATTGCTGTTGCGCTCATTCACTTCTGACTCTGAAAATATATACGATGAGAAGAAAGCTGCTACAAATCCAGAACTTAATGAAACCCGTACTCGTTCCAGGGCTTCCTCAAGTCCACCAGAACGCCCTACTTCA GATCtcgatgacgatgacgattACACTGACGACGAttacgatgaagatgaagatgatgactatgaagatgacgacgattacgatgaagaagaagaagaggaagactacgatgaggaagaagacttcGATGAGGAGGACatagatgatgatgacatcgatgaagatgacgggctaccagaagaagttcaacagAAGTTGTCTATCACAGAAAACAGCAACACCAAATCCAAAGTCACCATtaacaataatagcagTAtcgaaaagagaaaagcATCATGTGACCCTCCCCAATTAGGCTTGGATCACGCTAGTGGTTTTGTCAAAGCCAGCAATATTCGCTAG
- a CDS encoding putative dioxygenase: MHKTDKLTVTPLAKTAFGASVELPDYANNDPANLNDDDFEQLFNAVHENLVVVIPGQAELPPKSQYLLTKRFDPTLPEPKDVAGASYGHGKEFRHSQSVLRKDGTSVKSQPQVQILGQGVFEAGEPGNDNDETIKLTHPSHTTFHHTPLTEDEIKNEHKTRFYRWHIDSALYDLSPPVVTTLLGIKVPPATQTQTIDYADGSGDVLELTQGATCFVSGARAFKNLSEEDKQFALNTTVEYAPHPYIFISPAGATSDGLTMVSEGKEFAFDKLPEWEESKIKKLPMVWTNPVTKEPHLQLHGCCLYKMHTKKEDGSVETIDLVEAREKAHKLMRPSIAPSEVLAHSWKQGDLVIFFNRGVWHSVTGEFKGVGAEGKDERRLMHQCNIASSNDPICVR, encoded by the coding sequence ATGCACAAAACAGATAAGCTCACAGTGACACCTTTGGCCAAGACTGCCTTCGGAGCTTCCGTGGAGCTACCAGATTACGCCAACAACGATCCCGCCAACCTCAACGACGACGACTTCGAGCAACTTTTCAATGCTGTTCACGAAAACTTGGTAGTGGTCATTCCCGGCCAGGCTGAGCTTCCACCCAAGTCTCAGTACTTGCTAACCAAGCGTTTTGACCCTACTTTGCCCGAACCAAAGGATGTAGCCGGTGCCTCTTACGGCCACGGCAAGGAATTCAGACATAGTCAGTCTGTCTTAAGAAAAGACGGTACTTCTGTCAAGTCGCAGCCCCAAGTTCAAATTTTGGGCCAGGGTGTTTTTGAAGCCGGCGAGCCAGGTAATGACAACGACGAAACGATCAAGTTGACGCATCCTTCACATACCACTTTCCACCATACCCCCTTGACCGAGGATGAGATCAAGAACGAACACAAAACCCGCTTCTACAGATGGCACATCGACTCGGCGCTCTACGACTTGTCGCCTCCGGTTGTTACCACCCTTTTAGGAATCAAGGTTCCACCGGCTACGCAGACTCAAACCATTGACTATGCTGATGGTTCAGGCGACGTTTTGGAGTTGACTCAGGGAGCCACTTGCTTTGTCAGTGGAGCTCGTGCCTTTAAGAACTTGAGCGAAGAAGATAAGCAATTTGCTTTAAATACCACTGTAGAATACGCTCCTCACCCGTACATCTTTATTTCGCCAGCTGGTGCCACTTCCGATGGCTTAACGATGGTTTCTGAAGGAAAGGAATTTGCCTTCGACAAGTTACCAGAATGGGAAGAGTCtaagatcaagaagttgccCATGGTCTGGACCAATCCAGTCACCAAGGAACCCCATTTGCAATTACACGGTTGCTGTTTGTACAAGATGCacaccaagaaggaagacgGTAGTGTAGAAACTATTGATTTGGTTGAGGCCCGTGAAAAGGCTCATAAGTTGATGAGACCTTCTATTGCACCCAGTGAAGTTTTGGCACATTCTTGGAAACAGGGTGACcttgtcatcttctttaACAGAGGAGTGTGGCACTCTGTGACTGGTGAATTTAAGGGTGTTGGAGCTGAAGGTAAGGacgaaagaagattgaTGCACCAATGCAACATTGCAAGTAGCAATGATCCTATCTGCGTGAGATAA
- a CDS encoding predicted protein produces MLGRLFKQNPSNSFHHHHNNPNTTTSSSSTASYNNLGAASINASSMVSFEDTYAREILYGTNNANQLKPYVINNKFFRILISQDGGSLRAKQVLYDSASDSQSPNASTPTSPTATAYNCKPFCRPNSLNRNIMTSKVYHNSSELNDYMFGCGLPSNETNCATKVHILPVLTNSVCGPYNSVLVTRLFSISDFEASEQCSDLSRLSLDSSWNPSPTIRVGNTNIRKHLFAKASCNENNNKNNFNSRFAISVVIPLESINDINDVIFNNWEEISHFMVVMQKIVYKKLIMHLNNDSFYDNDNKLTSCPYLINKRIQFPSYMLQGEDIGSQLFKLIKLIYYNANIPKIINCNYLIKSAIKNEKSQYNPMLLNWVLEILNWLEFKDGKNLGNTDLTALNGTCNNNTFLASLLALLIPYRKSLGIRPYHHVPNSKNREITRVVIMTGNPVVAKKLIFIINGIIPYSPSAKLSSYEKNGNDSFNEVNENDDDNSSKKSSPLNASSHPIPIKPTSLANSYESSDNSFLGSTPSVKGWEIPSKSSASTTTTTPNKQIESAMKGIPIAKASMTTAVDGTNYPSSLSKSSSMAHLSSSLNSSSSSSYSNYSLSKIGGSFMEKWKNSFGASYTSNSMHSIPYSNSNNSNPSGATYFPNSDFAPPASYGSLSKRTSIQSMRTPSPAIEYEEFQWQPTTPMSIANNISHSSNNSQHGTIVGTPTKLSRTQSMYDLYNMNSNGNNVMNEESYNDGSATNSHMKNITIKRAKSSVYAPLVDDIAVKNITEHNKSVIKSKCEEIMKLRYSVKNSHNSILEINPIKTKPKVETHYIDIDEAEMLKNKPLLPIVAFTDEFRSEFSIQSCPVNPKLETQVTNCMKNDLMFYQNNYDYESITSRTVFISLRAREIKVIEMNINNDNSPQDSTISNETNQPLNS; encoded by the exons ATGTTGGGTCGGCTCTTTAAACAAAACCCGTCCAACAGCTTCCACCATCACCACAACAACCCCAACACCACCacgtcatcgtcatcaaCAGCGTCGTACAACAATCTCGGAGCCGCATCCATAAACGCATCCTCTATGGTCTCGTTCGAGGACACATACGCCAGAGAAATATTGTACGGAACAAACAACGCCAACCAGCTCAAACCATACgtgatcaacaacaagttttTCCGGATCCTCATCTCACAGGATGGGGGCAGTCTCCGTGCTAAGCAAGTGCTTTATGATTCGGCCTCGGACTCGCAATCCCCCAATGCATCTACACCAACTTCACCCACGGCCACAGCGTACAACTGTAAACCCTTCTGTAGACCGAATCTGCTCAACAGAAACATAATGACATCAAAAGTTTACCACAATAGCAGCGAACTCAACGACTACATGTTTGGCTGTGGCTTGCCATCCAACGAGACAAACTGCGCTACTAAAGTGCACATTCTTCCAGTTCTCACCAACTCCGTCTGTGGACCGTACAACTCTGTTTTGGTGACGAGACTATTCTCCATCAGTGACTTTGAAGCCAGCGAACAGTGCTCGGATTTGTCGAGATTGTCCTTGGACCTGAGCTGGAACCCTTCTCCGACTATACGAGTGGGCAACACAAACATCAGAAAACATCTATTTGCGAAGGCTTCTTGCAAcgaaaacaacaacaagaacaacttcaacagcCGGTTTGCCATCAGTGTAGTGATTCCACTCGAATCGATAAATGATATCAACGACGTGATCTTCAATAACTGGGAGGAGATTTCTCATTTCATGGTCGTGATGCAAAAGATAGTgtacaagaaattgattATGCACCTTAATAACGACTCCTTTTACGATAATGACAACAAACTCACCTCATGCCCATATCTTATAAACAAAAGAATTCAGTTTCCCAGCTACATGTTGCAAGGAGAGGACATAGGTTCCCagctcttcaagttgatcaaattgatCTACTACAATGCCAACATACCCAAGATCATCAACTGCAACTACCTCATCAAGTCAGCCATTAAGAACGAGAAATCTCAGTATAATCcgatgttgttgaactggGTGCTAGAGATTTTGAACTGGCTCGAGTTCAAGGATGGGAAAAACTTGGGAAA TACAGATCTTACTGCTTTGAATGGAACATGCAACAATAACACTTTCTTGGCGAGTTTGTTAGCGTTGTTGATTCCGTATAGAAAGCTGTTGGGTATTAGGCCATATCACCATGTTCCTAATTCAAAGAATAGAGAAATAACCAGAGTGGTGATCATGACTGGAAATCCTGTAGTGgcgaagaagttgatctttATCATCAACGGCATAATACCTTACAGTCCGTCAGCTAAACTTTCACTGTACGAAAAGAATGGTAACGATTCATTCAACGAAGTAAATGAGAACGACGATGACAACTCTAGCAA AAAGAGTTCTCCTTTGAATGCTTCTAGCCATCCTATACCAATAAAGCCCACGAGTTTGGCTAATTCGTACGAATCGTCTGACAATTCATTTTTGGGATCTACTCCTTCAGTTAAAGGCTGGGAGATTCCCAGTAAATCCTCAGCAAGTACGACAACTACGACTCCGAACAAACAGATAGAACTGGCTATGAAAGGAATTCCAATTGCAAAGGCTTCCATGACAACAGCAGTTGATGGAACTAACTATCCATCTTCGTTATCCAAAAGTTCATCTATGGCTCatctttcatcttcattaaattcttcgtcctcttcttcgtattcAAACTATTCATTGTCGAAAATTGGAGGTAGTTTCATGGAAAAGTGGAAGAATTCGTTTGGTGCTTCTTACACAAGCAACTCGATGCATTCTATTCCttattccaattccaataaCTCAAATCCTTCTGGAGCTACATATTTTCCCAACAGTGACTTTGCTCCTCCTGCTTCTTATGGTAGTTTGTCAAAGAGGACTTCTATCCAATCTATGAGAACTCCATCGCCAGCAATTGAATATGAAGAGTTTCAATGGCAGCCCACGACGCCTATGTCCATTGCAAATAACATATCTcattcttccaacaacagccAACATGGCACTATTGTGGGAACACCCACGAAATTGTCGAGAACTCAGTCGATGTACGACCTTTACAATATGAATAGCAATGGAAACAACGTTATGAATGAAGAAAGCTACAACGATGGCTCAGCTACAAATTCACACATGAAGAATATCACAATCAAGAGGGCTAAGTCGAGTGTCTATGCACCTTTGGTTGACGACATTGCAGTCAAGAACATCACAGAACATAACAAGAGTGTCATCAAACTGAAATGTGAAGagataatgaaattgaGGTACAGTGTCAAGAATTCTCACAACTCAATTTTAGAGATAAATCCAATTAAGACAAAACCTAAGGTCGAAACTCATTATATTGATATAGACGAAGCAGAGA TGCTTAAGAACAAGCCCTTGCTTCCTATTGTTGCTTTCACAGACGAGTTTAGATCGGAATTTAGCATTCAGTCGTGTCCAGTCAACCCCAAGTTGGAGACACAGGTTACCAACTGTATGAAGAACGATTTGATGTTTTACCAGAATAACTATGACTACGAAAGTATCACATCGAGAACTGTTTTCATCAGCTTAAGAGCCAGAGAAATCAAGGTTATCGAGATGAAtatcaacaacgacaatTCACCGCAAGACTCGACTATAAGCAATGAGACGAACCAACCTTTGAATTCA
- a CDS encoding predicted protein, whose product MPIELVLSPVMRPVVMAKAVLFSPHRSGSRYVPNIIELPEEGISQYALLKRFGSGSKIFDVYDTHEGEEPLGQKDPAQRLFWLVRSRAVKGAYKMFSSAITGTGPEGEDEPVAAIRAGLRSNVLLIRAPDVPAAELGWHVINHRVDANDSYRMFTLADGFTYQWTNRGKWLEKVHNLGEKESEIRERVGQVIPHGANGFTLKVDETKIPRELALSTALCSYIDQWNTNIEVGGIYYARQPGQVRWKRD is encoded by the coding sequence atgCCTATCGAACTCGTCCTTTCTCCTGTAATGCGCCCTGTGGTTATGGCCAAAGCAGTGTTGTTTCTGCCCCATAGAAGTGGATCCCGCTATGTTCCTAACATCATtgaacttccagaagaaggCATTTCACAATATGCTTTACTCAAAAGATTCGGTTCCGgttccaagatctttgatGTCTATGACACCCACGAAGGTGAAGAACCTTTGGGGCAAAAGGACCCAGCACAGAGGTTGTTCTGGCTTGTTAGATCGAGAGCGGTTAAAGGTGCCTACAAGATGTTCTCTTCTGCGATTACGGGTACCGGtccagaaggagaagatgaGCCAGTTGCTGCAATCAGGGCTGGTCTCAGATCCAATGTCTTGCTCATCCGTGCACCCGACGTTCCTGCTGCAGAACTTGGATGGCATGTGATCAACCACAGAGTGGATGCTAACGACAGCTACAGAATGTTCACCTTAGCCGATGGATTCACCTACCAATGGACCAACAGAGGCAAATGGCTAGAAAAAGTCCACAACTTGGGAGAGAAGGAGTCAGAGATCAGAGAGAGAGTCGGACAGGTTATTCCACATGGAGCCAATGGGTTCACATTGAAGGTGGACGAAACCAAGATCCCCAGAGAATTGGCTCTTTCTACAGCGCTCTGTTCGTACATTGACCAATGGAATACCAACATCGAGGTCGGTGGTATCTACTACGCCAGACAACCTGGCCAGGTGCGTTGGAAGAGAGATTAG
- a CDS encoding predicted protein encodes ISKYVGKSKLIVFPKAFEESDPKKLYKFYSSSFDESPPRWSKIIRFSDPSQKTDPLSNSIKNLKYHKHPVQSFNAFADIEGNMEKCGLLENKYEIEVSRSAMKSKSLKKIEGSFEKNKNPYYKELSPFFLSELKLQIKHNVVEKYWYRLAGSSVWLEEYGVHFMISRVLYSPKGIRNQPTISLTYAQLYDKDWNEMVNTRLVVPSNNMRKPDLEENIIPDPPSKKVLDFPSFLPIPFWHDYDNTVGKYYGPEDPRIILVNNKLGYQEPLIVFNAYHRKLALFDDDLDDRLLMKIKFYRSMFICWPWQFQRGKENVDGMPDPEYDEHFYNRVTELQIKNLPRQTTQKNWTPLVSEMERRTHSSGSFVYDTHINFIYRWANLEMLRCNLESGVCGFTYRLNDRLAPRSSVGPLRGGTQLININNLIRSQLSEFNMETILPNNREIWLGFARAHLDRCGCGSVMYRPNLVIVTMHRDFYKLSHVSSSISFDMPVLGWDLSNPRILCTGANILIPNGISSWNLKSLTADGNGGWTADDYMTISLSVGDFTVHKINIKGLLNEVFKLNDVLDMKKALSNLQIPDPINASDQCPFQGFNNDNVICAMQSSRDFCMDYGFEQVK; translated from the exons ATCTCCAAATATGTTGGAAAAAGCAAATTGATAGTGTTTCCTAAAGCATTTGAAGAGTCTGACCCAAAGAAGCTATATAAATTCTATTCATCACTGTTCGACGAACTGCCTCCGCGGTGGAGCAAAATCATCAGATTTCTGGATCCTTCGCAAAAGACTGATCCTCTCAGTAACTCCATaaagaatttgaagtaCCACAAACATCCAGTCCAGCTGTTTAATGCATTCGCTGATATAGAAGGAAATATGGAGAAATGTGGATTACTCGAAAATAAGTACGAAATTGAAGTGCTGAGAAGCGCAATGAAAAGCAAGTCTTTGAAAAAGATT GAAGGGAGCTTTG aaaaaaacaaaaatcCGTACTACAAGGAGTTGTCTCCCTTCTTTCTCTCTGAGTTGAAATTGCAGATCAAACACAACGTGGTAGAAAAGTACTGGTACCGTTTGGCTGGCTCTTCCGTATGGCTTGAAGAATATGGCGTCCACTTCATGATATCCAGAGTCTTGTACAGTCCTAAAGGGATCAGAAACCAACCGACAATATCGTTGACGTATGCACAACTTTATGATAAAGACTGGAATGAAATGGTCAACACGCGATTAGTTGTTCCATCCAATAATATGCGCAAGCCCGATCTCGAGGAAAACATCATCCCTGATCCACCTTCTAAGAAA GTTTTGGATTTCCCCAGCTTTCTTCCGATTCCATTCTGGCACGATTACGACAATACTGTAGGTAAATACTATGGTCCCGAAGACCCTCGAATCATATTGGTGAATAACAAATTGGGCTACCAAGAGCCTCTTATAGTGTTTAATGCTTATCACCGTAAGTTGGCTCTTTTTGATGACGATCTAGACGATAGGCTTTTaatgaaaatcaagttcTACAGATCCATGTTCATCTGTTGGCCCTGGCAGTTCCAGCGAGGTAAAGAGAATGTAGATGGAATGCCTGATCCAGAGTATGATGAGCATTTCTACAATAGAGTTACAGAACTACAGATCAAGAATTTACCACGTCAAACGACACAGAAGAACTGGACACCGCTTGTAAgtgaaatggaaagaagaactcaCTCTTCAGGTTCATTTGTATATGATACTCATATCAATTTTATCTATAGATGGGCCAACTTGGAGATGTTGAGATGTAACTTAGAAAGCGGTGTATGTGGCTTCACCTATAGGCTCAACGATAGATTGGCACCGCGTTCGTCTGTTGGACCATTGAGAGGAGGAACTCAATTGATAAACATCAATAACTTGATTAGGTCCCAACTTTCAGAGTTCAATATGGAGACAATATTACCCAATAATAGGGAGATTTGGTTAGGTTTTGCAAGAGCTCACTTGGATAGATGTGGCTGTGGAAGTGTGATGTATCGTCCTAACTTGGTAATTGTA ACCATGCACAGAGATTTCTATAAGCTCAGTCATGTGAGTTCATCGATTTCGTTTGATATGCCAGTTCTTGGTTGGGATTTATCCAATCCACGAATTCTCTGTACTGGAGCAAATATCTTGATTCCCAATGGGATTTCTTCGTGGAATTTAAAGTCGTTGACGGCGGATGGAAATGGAGGTTGGACAGCAGATGATTATATGACAATATCCTTGTCTGTTGGAGACTTCACTGTTCATAAGATTAACATCAAGGGCTTACTAAatgaagttttcaaattAA atgacGTACTTGATATGAAAAAGGCTCTAAGCAATTTGCAGATTCCTGATCCTATAAATGCTAGTGATCAATGTCCATTCCAAGGATTCAATAACGACAATGTCATCTGTGCAATGCAGAGCTCCAGGGACTTCTGTATGGATTATGGCTTTGAACAGGTCAAG